From a single Zygotorulaspora mrakii chromosome 2, complete sequence genomic region:
- the MCM6 gene encoding MCM DNA helicase complex subunit MCM6 (similar to Saccharomyces cerevisiae MCM6 (YGL201C); ancestral locus Anc_3.509), which produces MPSPFPIDAPNSTGISNSSPPASSIGGFGSGSGLDQGSQAGSRNQFPSSSQPHGTTANPAGTSSLFSSQNTFGDARSGEIDGDIPLPTLRRRAINHVQKVDDVTGEKVREAFEEFLEAFSIANSETGELERVYIAQIEFMKVYDLSTIYIDYKHLFMRENGALAMAISEQYYRFLPFLLKGLRSVIREYEPDLLISADSISDNRNDQDTQAPTDSLDNASSAVRPEADTINATGSATGSSIEQTERLFQISFFNLSTVHRIRDIRSEKIGSLLSISGTVTRTSEVRPELFRASFTCNMCRAVIDNVEQAFKYTEPTMCPNLACENRAFWTLNVARSKFLDWQKVRIQENANEIPTGSMPRTIDVILRGDCVERAKPGDRCKFTGTEIVVPNVAQLGLPGIKPSSSLDTRGIARSSEGLNSGVTGLRSLGVRDLTYSISFLACHVVSIGSNSVEKNRSEEADYEDSMHLSTTLQTSNVYQDDERDQEVFLNSLNSNEIDQLKEMVKDEQIYDKLVRSIAPAVFGHEAVKKGILLQMLGGVHKTTVEGIKLRGDINICVVGDPSTSKSQFLKYVTSFATRSVYTSGKASSAAGLTAAVVRDEEGGDYTIEAGALMLADNGICCIDEFDKMDISDQVAIHEAMEQQTISIAKAGIHATLNARTSILAAANPVGGRYNRKLSLRGNLNMTAPIMSRFDLFFVILDDCNEKIDTELASHIVDLHMKRDDAIDPPFSAEQLRRYIRYARTFKPTLTKGARQFLISRYRELRADDAQGYSRSSYRITVRQLESMIRLSEAIARAYCVDEITPAFVAEAYDLLRQSIIRVDVDDIEIDDEASETTQGAGDSNDQDQGQAPAPEQQQERAHIDVLRPKTKTTVSYEKYVSLMNLIVQKIAQAERENGKELTATDIIDWYLLQREYDLDSEEEYWQERKLAFKVLKRLVKDRILMEIHGTRTHLSDPLDTDADPHAPQGDKIVYVIHPNCEMLETLDNQIAASQSSSPSPPPPQPHGEE; this is translated from the coding sequence ATGCCTTCCCCATTCCCGATCGATGCACCAAACAGCACTGGTATTTCGAACTCGTCACCGCCAGCATCGTCGATAGGCGGATTCGGCAGCGGAAGTGGACTCGATCAGGGTTCTCAAGCTGGTTCAAGGAATCAATTCCCAAGTTCCTCACAACCCCATGGTACTACTGCTAATCCAGCAGGTACATCTTCCCTGTTTAGCTCCCAAAACACGTTTGGCGATGCACGATCAGGTGAAATAGATGGCGATATACCATTACCTACCTtaagaagaagagcaatTAATCATGTCCAAAAAGTGGATGATGTTACTGGTGAGAAAGTGCGTGAAGCTTTCGAAGAATTTTTAGAGgctttttcaattgcaaattcaGAAACCGGGGAACTTGAAAGGGTTTATATTGCTCAAATAGAATTCATGAAAGTTTATGATTTGAGTACCATTTATATTGACTACAAGCATCTTTTCATGAGAGAAAATGGAGCACTAGCAATGGCAATATCAGAACAATATTATAGATTTCTTCCTTTCTTATTAAAGGGTTTAAGAAGCGTGATCAGGGAATATGAACCGGATTTATTGATATCAGCGGACTCTATTAGCGATAACCGGAACGACCAAGATACTCAGGCGCCAACTGATTCTTTGGATAATGCATCCTCAGCAGTACGCCCCGAAGCAGACACAATCAATGCCACCGGTTCTGCAACGGGTAGTTCCATAGAACAAACAGAGCGTCTGTTTCAAATAAGcttcttcaatttatcAACAGTACATAGAATAAGAGATATCAGATCGGAAAAGATAGGGTCATTACTGAGCATTTCCGGTACCGTAACGCGAACATCAGAAGTTCGTCCAGAACTTTTCAGGGCAAGTTTTACATGCAATATGTGTCGTGCGGTAATTGATAATGTTGAACAAGCTTTCAAATACACTGAACCGACCATGTGTCCCAATTTGGCTTGTGAGAATAGAGCTTTCTGGACTCTAAATGTTGCGAGATCTAAGTTTTTAGACTGGCAAAAAGTAAGAATTCAGGAGAATGCGAACGAAATTCCAACAGGTTCAATGCCACGTACCATAGATGTTATCCTAAGAGGTGACTGTGTTGAGAGGGCTAAACCTGGTGATCGTTGCAAATTCACAGGGACTGAAATTGTGGTTCCCAACGTCGCTCAACTTGGCTTGCCTGGCATAAAGCCTAGCTCGAGTCTCGATACAAGAGGAATAGCGCGATCCTCCGAGGGTTTGAATAGTGGAGTAACAGGGCTTCGATCACTAGGTGTTCGAGATTTGACTTACTCCATCAGTTTTTTAGCATGTCATGTTGTTAGTATAGGATCAAATTCTGTTGAGAAAAATAGATCTGAAGAGGCTGATTACGAGGACAGTATGCATTTATCTACAACTTTACAAACCTCAAATGTTTatcaagatgatgaaagagatCAAGAAGTTTTCTTAAACAGTTTGAACTCAAACGAGATTGATCAACTTAAGGAAATGGTTAAAGACGAACAAATCTACGACAAATTGGTAAGGTCAATTGCGCCAGCAGTTTTTGGTCACGAAGCAGTCAAAAAAGGTATACTATTACAAATGCTTGGTGGTGTCCATAAAACAACTGTCGAAGGTATAAAATTAAGAGGTGACATAAATATCTGTGTCGTTGGTGATCCATCTACCTCAAAgtctcaatttttgaaatatgttACAAGTTTTGCAACAAGGTCAGTTTATACCTCTGGTAAGGCTTCGTCAGCTGCAGGTCTTACAGCCGCAGTTGTGAGAGACGAAGAAGGTGGTGATTATACAATCGAAGCAGGTGCTCTTATGTTGGCAGACAACGGTATTTGTTGTATTGATGAGTTCGACAAGATGGATATATCTGATCAAGTTGCCATTCATGAAGCCATGGAACAGCAAACTATTTCTATCGCTAAGGCTGGTATTCACGCAACGTTGAATGCAAGAACTTCCATCCTAGCTGCTGCAAATCCTGTTGGCGGCAGGTATAACAGAAAATTATCATTAAGAGGCAACTTGAATATGACTGCTCCAATCATGTCAAgatttgatcttttctttgttatATTAGACGattgcaatgaaaaaattgacaCCGAATTGGCATCTCATATCGTTGACTTACATatgaaaagagatgacGCAATAGATCCACCATTTAGCGCGGAGCAACTGCGCCGTTATATCAGATATGCTAGGACTTTCAAACCAACGTTAACCAAGGGCGCGAgacaatttttgatttcaaggTATAGAGAACTAAGGGCAGATGATGCCCAGGGCTACAGTAGATCCAGTTACAGAATCACCGTAAGACAGTTGGAGAGTATGATAAGATTATCAGAAGCAATCGCGAGAGCCTACTGTGTTGATGAAATAACCCCAGCCTTCGTCGCTGAAGCTTACGATTTGTTGCGACAGAGTATCATTCGTGTGGACGTCGATGACATCGAGATCGATGACGAAGCATCGGAAACGACTCAAGGTGCCGGAGACTCAAATGACCAAGATCAGGGGCAGGCACCCGCACCTGAACAACAACAGGAAAGGGCACATATAGACGTGTTGAGGCCAAAGACAAAGACAACAGTCTCGTATGAGAAATACGTTTCGTTAATGAATTTGATCGTGCAAAAAATCGCCCAAGCTGAACGCGAGAACGGCAAAGAGCTTACCGCAACCGATATCATAGATTGGTACCTGCTGCAACGAGAGTACGATTTAGATTCGGAGGAAGAATACTGGCAGGAAAGAAAACTAGCCTTCAAAGTGCTGAAAAGACTGGTAAAAGACAGAATCTTAATGGAAATTCATGGCACTAGAACTCATCTTTCAGACCCCCTAGATACCGACGCGGATCCACATGCACCGCAGGGGGACAAGATAGTCTACGTGATACATCCAAACTGCGAAATGCTCGAGACACTGGACAACCAAATAGCCGCATCTCAATCATCATCGCCATCACCACCACCGCCGCAACCGCACGGCGAAGAATGA
- the KRE6 gene encoding beta-glucan synthesis-associated protein KRE6 (similar to Saccharomyces cerevisiae SKN1 (YGR143W) and KRE6 (YPR159W); ancestral locus Anc_3.508): MSVRNLTNNGKNLSSSDEGMQTESSLLSTSSERRNPFLGSGEEDEGLLEPENSSQELLHNDSSGSIRFQAANNSGASHFADHGGEGVGGVVQQQPVSDYKGYYSKNSPANAGGVPDNTRLNSAKGLPSSTSLNTGLSANDIMSPPEYDRYPLVSSRISSMAQMPNPNKYTHGLNSSSPGNASDSSISSNPFLGEQDFSPFGGYPASSFPLLMEEKEDDDYLHNPDPEEEARLDKKRFVIDFKHMSRRSFGGLIGILLLFLGMLVVFVVIPAVTFTGRRGTQVISRLTDYQYPQLSAIRTALVDPDTPSSVLTRRALDGSQWSLAFSDEFNANGRTFYEGDDQFWTAVDLNYAATRDLEWYSPDAVTTNNGTLQLRMDAFRSHDLYYRSGMLQSWNKLCFTQGALEISANLPNYGRVTGLWPGLWTAGNLGRPGYLASTEGVWPYSYESCDAGITPNQSSPDGISYLPGQKLSVCTCDGESHPNQGVGRGAPEIDVLEAEADTTLGVGVASQSLQIAPFDIWYIPDYEFIEVYNFTTTSMNTYCGGPFQQAVSAITTLNTTWYEFGPDAGKFQKYSYEYLNDNDNGYIRWFVGDVPTYTIYAKALHPNGNIGWRRISKEPMSIILNLGISTNWAYIDWQFLFFPVTMSVDYVRIYQPNDSISITCEPDGYPTQDYINAHMNAYYNVNLTSWEEAGYSFPKNILTGDCTSSRFQLSSNDGQHSNSN; this comes from the coding sequence ATGTCGGTAAGGAATTTGACAAACAACGGAAAAAATCTCAGCAGCAGTGATGAGGGTATGCAGACAGAGTCGTCACTGCTGTCAACATCCTCGGAGCGCAGAAACCCCTTTCTGGGCAGCGGGGAAGAGGACGAGGGACTGCTGGAACCGGAGAATTCGAGTCAAGAGCTGCTACATAACGATTCTAGCGGCTCAATACGTTTTCAAGCGGCAAACAACAGCGGTGCGTCTCACTTTGCAGATCATGGCGGTGAAGGTGTGGGAGGTGTAGTACAGCAGCAGCCAGTTTCGGATTACAAAGGATATTACTCAAAAAACTCACCGGCCAACGCCGGCGGGGTTCCGGACAATACGCGATTGAACTCAGCAAAGGGCCTTCCATCATCAACCTCTCTAAATACAGGGCTATCAGCGAACGACATCATGTCGCCTCCAGAGTATGACAGATATCCGTTGGTAAGTTCAAGGATAAGTTCGATGGCTCAGATGCCAAATCCAAACAAATATACGCATGGTTTAAATTCTTCCTCCCCGGGGAATGCATCAGATTCATCGATATCCTCGAATCCGTTTTTGGGAgaacaagatttttcaccttttgGTGGTTATCcagcttcttcttttcctcttctaaTGGAGGAAAAggaagatgatgattatTTGCATAATCCTGATCCAGAAGAAGAGGCAAGGCTAGATAAAAAACGGTTTGTaattgatttcaaacaTATGAGTAGAAGATCATTTGGTGGTTTAATTGGTATTTTATTGCTATTTTTGGGAATGCtggttgtttttgttgttaTACCTGCAGTTACATTTACTGGTCGTAGAGGTACGCAAGTTATCAGTCGGTTAACAGATTACCAATATCCCCAGTTATCAGCGATAAGAACAGCCCTGGTGGATCCAGATACACCCTCATCTGTTCTGACGAGACGAGCACTCGACGGTTCGCAATGGTCGCTGGCATTTTCCGATGAGTTTAATGCTAATGGCAGAACTTTTTACGAAGGTGACGATCAATTTTGGACAGCTGTTGACCTAAATTATGCAGCTACAAGAGATTTAGAATGGTATTCACCTGACGCTGTAACAACGAATAACGGTACGTTGCAACTAAGAATGGATGCTTTCAGAAGTCACGATTTGTATTATCGATCAGGTATGCTTCAGAGTTGGAATAAGCTATGTTTCACTCAGGGTGCACTGGAAATTTCTGCAAATTTGCCAAATTATGGTAGGGTTACTGGGTTATGGCCAGGTTTATGGACTGCAGGTAACCTTGGTCGTCCAGGTTATCTGGCCAGTACTGAAGGTGTTTGGCCATATTCTTATGAGTCCTGTGATGCTGGTATCACACCAAATCAGAGCTCTCCGGATGGAATATCATATTTGCCCGGTCAAAAATTAAGTGTTTGTACTTGCGATGGTGAGTCACATCCAAACCAAGGTGTCGGAAGAGGAGCTCCAGAAATCGATGTCTTGGAAGCTGAAGCTGACACTACGTTAGGTGTTGGCGTTGCATCTCAATCTTTACAAATTGCACCTTTTGACATCTGGTACATTCCGGATTATGAGTTTATCGAGGTTTATAACTTCACTACTACATCAATGAATACCTATTGTGGTGGTCCTTTCCAGCAAGCTGTATCAGCTATCACCACTTTGAATACTACGTGGTACGAATTTGGTCCCGATGCAGGGAAATTTCAGAAGTACAGTTATGAATACCTTAATGATAACGATAATGGATATATTCGTTGGTTCGTCGGTGATGTACCCACCTATACAATTTACGCAAAAGCCCTTCATCCCAATGGTAATATTGGCTGGAGAAGAATTAGTAAAGAACCAATGTCGATCATCCTAAATCTGGGTATTTCGACTAATTGGGCCTATATCGATTGGcaattccttttcttccCGGTCACTATGTCTGTTGACTATGTTAGGATATATCAACCTAATGACAGTATATCGATAACGTGTGAACCGGATGGATACCCTACTCAAGATTACATCAATGCGCATATGAATGCTTACTACAATGTTAACTTAACAAGTTGGGAAGAGGCAGGCTACAGTTTCCCTAAGAACATATTGACCGGTGACTGTACCAGTTCAAGATTCCAACTTTCCTCCAATGATGGTCAGCATTCcaattcaaattga
- a CDS encoding SIS domain-containing protein (ancestral locus Anc_3.507): MDNAVELFKNLLYNHSVQMDFLVEKCEGEEYLRNLNEIITALCHSLKNHGKIILVGCGKTFKIAKKTVALLQSLGLRSTYLHPTEALHGDMGCIKEQDSLLLCSTSGETEEVILFLKYLIEMETWPEDVGGGKVLNKISVCANPESSLSVLCDNVVQVPQKFSEDEIQDGLRAPTVSTTSMLVVLDCLCIALSNAYYDGNTQRRNIIFNRAHPAGGIGKRAKALKSSESAPSLEPPVASALTAKLRPAMTELEVLQTLILHDWIVVEPTLQLPSKTVQLHYKIWSAQRDVEGANFCNYLKSRLQT; encoded by the coding sequence ATGGACAATGCTGTTGAgttattcaaaaatcttctttACAACCATTCAGTTCAAATGGATTTTCtggttgaaaaatgtgaaGGTGAGGAGTACTTGAGGAATCTAAATGAAATCATTACAGCCTTATGTCACTCTCTGAAAAACCATGGTAAGATTATCTTGGTCGGGTGCGGCAAAACATTCAAAATTGCTAAAAAGACTGTAGCGCTGCTACAGTCACTTGGACTGCGTTCAACATATTTGCATCCGACTGAAGCATTACATGGCGATATGGGGTGCATCAAGGAACAGGACTCTCTTTTGCTGTGCAGCACAAGTGGAGAAACCGAAGAGGTTATTTTATTTCTGAAATATCTTATAGAAATGGAAACATGGCCCGAAGATGTGGGCGGTGGTAAAGTTCTAAACAAGATATCTGTTTGTGCAAACCCCGAAAGTTCTCTGTCGGTGCTTTGCGACAACGTGGTGCAGGTTCCGCAGAAGTTCAGCGAGGACGAAATACAAGACGGTTTACGGGCCCCTACAGTATCGACCACTTCTATGCTTGTCGTTCTCGATTGCCTCTGCATTGCGTTGAGCAATGCGTACTATGACGGGAATACTCAGCGCAGAaacatcattttcaatagaGCGCATCCAGCAGGTGGCATCGGGAAAAGGGCcaaagctttgaaaagctcCGAATCAGCCCCATCACTCGAACCACCCGTGGCATCCGCCCTCACTGCGAAGCTTCGACCGGCGATGACCGAACTGGAAGTGTTGCAAACGTTGATATTGCATGACTGGATTGTTGTCGAACCCACGCTCCAGCTGCCCTCCAAAACTGTGCAGTTGCATTACAAAATCTGGAGTGCGCAACGTGACGTGGAGGGCGCCAATTTCTGTAACTACTTGAAGTCGAGGTTACAGACTTGA